The DNA region GTTGCTCTCCTGAGCGGGAAAAGCGATCTGGAAGAGGATCTGGCGGGCAAGAGCACGCTCAACCGGCTGGAACTGGTGGGTCGAAGCGAGCGCTACCACAAGATCGACTACTCGGCCGAAGCGATCGACCGTCTTCTGGTCGATCTCTACCTCGAATCGCATCCCCAGCCCCCTGAGGAGGTGGTGCTCGATCTGGATGCGACCGACATCCCCCTTTACGGACATCAGCCGGAGCGCTTCTTCCATGGTTACTACGACTCCTACTGCTATTTGCCGCTCTACATCTTTGCTGGCGATCAACTCCTTGGCGTCCGGCTTCGGCCATCGAACCAGGATGCGTCGGCGGGCTCCCTTACGGAGGTGAGCCGGATCGTGGAACAACTCCGTACCCGTTGGCCCGGAGTCCGGATCGTGCTCCGGGCCGATTCGGGCTTCTGCCGGGAAGAGATCATGGCTTGGTGCGAAGCCAATCAAGTCGACTACCTCTTCGGCTTGGCGCGCAACGAGCGCTTGTGCCGGACCATTCAGGGGTCGATGGAGCAAGCCCGTCGTCTGCACGAGTCGAGTGGCAAGCCGGCCCGCTTCTTTACCGAGTTTGCCTACCGCACCTTGAGCAGCTGGTCGAGGGAGCGCCGGGTGGTCGCCAAAGCCGAGTACCTGGAAAGAGGGGAGAATCCGCGCTTTGTCGTGACCTTTCTCTCCACCGAGGAGTGGCCCGCCCAAGACCTTTACGAGAAGCTCTACTGTGCTCGTGGCGACATGGAGAATCGGATCAAGGAACAACTCCACCTCTTTGCCGACCGGCTCTCGACCGCGCAAATGGCCAGCAACCAACTTCGCCTCTACTTCTCGGCTCTT from Methylacidimicrobium sp. AP8 includes:
- a CDS encoding IS1380 family transposase → MCLALPAFAHAITLPRWQLKSLSQNRGPLYAILLREADRKIGLLRRLEGCFVDRRHPKRIVHRVREMLAQRIFGIAMGYEDLNDHEQLRTDPLVALLSGKSDLEEDLAGKSTLNRLELVGRSERYHKIDYSAEAIDRLLVDLYLESHPQPPEEVVLDLDATDIPLYGHQPERFFHGYYDSYCYLPLYIFAGDQLLGVRLRPSNQDASAGSLTEVSRIVEQLRTRWPGVRIVLRADSGFCREEIMAWCEANQVDYLFGLARNERLCRTIQGSMEQARRLHESSGKPARFFTEFAYRTLSSWSRERRVVAKAEYLERGENPRFVVTFLSTEEWPAQDLYEKLYCARGDMENRIKEQLHLFADRLSTAQMASNQLRLYFSALAYTLVEALRRLGLRGTDWAEAQVDTLRLKLFKIGTLVRVSVRRVFLSMSSAYPWKSLFTHVFRVLRC